The region CCGGGGCGGTCCCAAGAAAAGACGCTTCCAGCTTCAGAACCTCAGTTTCATAGTAGAAAATGACTGTTGAAATATTGGGAGCAGTAATGTGGGCAAGGAAAACCCAAGTCATAGGTATGCCATCACAATCAAAGATTGTTAATAACATTTTATAGCATATGCATTAAGTGAATAAACAACACACTAGACACACACAAAATGATCTGTATCTGTAGAggagaaggaagaggaaaaaaaaagatcacTTTAGTCAGCTCAAAATCATTGAAAATATCTACATAATAGAAAATATTTGAAGATTACTTTAGTTACCACAAAATTATTAAggaaattgttattcagacctcCCCAACAACTATTTAGACCCCTCaaaaagtgcaaaaatactaaactacccttaatgaaaaaaatataaaaaaattctaaccccactcttcacattctctctcctctctccttaccttcttcctctttcttccaccaaccaccaccacccaccacccaccacctccgcccccaccaccaccaccacccaccacctccaccgccgccaccatcgttgccgccaccaccaccacaattttcatcttatgtcattttttacaatttcaaaCTTTAGGGAGTTGATTCTGTCGTTTTAAAATTTTTCTGCAATTAAACGCACTCTAGAAGTGCCTGACTCACGCACTTTAGAAGTGCGTGACAAACACACTTTTAAAGTGCGTGCCCTTTAAAAGTGCGTTAACTACGCAATGTTAAAGTGCGTGCACTTTTAAGGGGGGTTTGTCACGCACTTCTAAAGTGCGTTAACTACACACTTTTAAAGTGCGTTTAATTgcagaaaaaatttaaaacgacATAATCAACTCCATtatgtttgaaatttttaaaaatgaCATAATATGGAGTTTGTgggggtggtggcggcggtggtggtggcggagatggtgggtggtggtggtggtgggtggaagAAATaggaaagaggtaaggagagaggagagagaatgtaagGAGTGGgatgaggattttttttttcattaagggtagtttagtatttttgcactttttGAGGGGTCTAAATAGATGTGGGGGgagggggggtctgaataacaattcccaatCATTaataactgaatgcattcgggtgtaatctcatttgattttatttgaaatttaacataatatcaatcaattagtttagaatataatgattgtttaaaaaaatataatgatactttttatataaaacaaaaacttACTAAATCAAGAACCAAAATCATTTATCAAATATGCACATTGACAAATTTGTAAATTACTTCATTTGAAATTATGAGAATGCAGTCCACTGGACAACTAAATCAATGAAACCAATTTCCTCACAGCTTATTTTCGCTGGTTAAACAATCAAAATTTAAAGTCCTCTTGCTGGGCTACTCTCACCTTTTTAATTTATGGGTAACTTGCCAAAACCGCAAAACTCAAGTACTAATAAGATCAATATTCATCACCTAATTACTTTGGTCAATGGATTGCACCTAGATCTTAGACATTAGCCTGGAACCTCACTTTTCAAGACATATTGTTTCCTGAGAACCAAATGAAGACAAACACATGGTAAATTGAACTCAGAAAGGACGAAAGGCTTACCTGTCTTTTAGCTACGCTTCTTAAGGTGCTTGGAGTGCCTAAAACATTGCCGCAGTTAAATGTGTACTTGTTAAATGCCATATACTTGGAATAGGTTGTAAGGAGGAATGTTATGGATGTCGCATACTGTAGATTTCTTTGAGGTAGCTTGAACATGAGTCCTCCTGCACATGAATTGAATATAGTGCTTAATATAGGAACTTTGGCAGTAGCTTACGAATGCCTTGTTGGTAATAATCATGATGCATGACTTAAGAATTAAGATAAATTCAACTGTTAACTGGTTGTGTAACATTACTATTGATGTTGTCTTTACCTTGTGTATATTGTGTACTTGAAGAGGGAGAGTTAGGCAAGATCTTGCACATGAAATTCTCAGCTTCTTGCATGTTGATCAAAGTTCTTATCACCTATTAGCAATGCCCTCTGCAGtaacaattaaaaataataatggaaATCCAATGAGCCATGCAAACTTCAGACTAACAAAACAGCTTTTGAAATGGCTACCCGGTTTCTACCAATGTATTGACTTGTGAAATCTGAAGTTCCTGATACATAACATCTCATAAGAAATAAGAAGATATAAGATAAAATGTGgctgaataaaaaataatatctcTAACAGAATCATAGTTGATCATATAAGTAATTTATAGTAATAatacttcaaatttcaaaagGATTGAGAGAATTTCCCATGAGTCAAACACCAAGCTGAAACCAAAGAATTATCTTACCTCTCAAGTGGGCATAAATGATGAAATCTGGACTAACTGATTAAAGGAAGCAACGCATACAGAAGAGCGGGATGATGGGAAACCTCCAACTTTGAAATTCTGGCAAGTGTAACTCGGATGTTCTACcaaatgtctaagacatcttgtaaaACAATATGAACAACTCAGCAAATAATGCAACAAGATAACAACTGAACAACAATTAAAAGACACATgaaattgttaacccagttcggtgcaatatcacttacgtctggagggttttcacccaagagagataatccactattatagagaaattgtacataAAATGTCTCACAAGAACTGCTCCAGTTCAactaccttttctacctatctctacccgtggaatattacttaggtctcccctaagtatgagaacctcctctcattctctctcacaatcactgccacagtgattgaactcGAGTATGAGttacaaagacagatctcaagatcacacaGAAAGACACTCACCCTTAGCTCACAACTATTGCATAAAGTTGCTAAGAGTACAAAACAGTATGAACTCAATGAAAACCCTAATATAATagtatgttctttttttttttcgagaCTAGGTCTTGAGTCTTCATATATAGTCTTCCAGACCTTGTCTTCATTGGGCTTGAAAGAGCACACGGTCCATACACAAAACAAGAAGTTGTTAATTGAAAACAACCGAGTAACAAATCTGCTTCAGATCCTCGTAAATAAGCAGATTCCAACTTCCATAAATAGCTCCAAATCAAACCCCCTTGAACCGGGTTTGATTACACAAGGAATATCCCTTGACGGCGCACAGAAGCTTCCAGCAAAACCTAACTTGAAAAACAAAGCTTCACAGATAACCAAATAATCAACTAACAGCAAATACTGAGGGACAGATGTCATAGGCAAGTTGTTACAACATCGGGTCCGACAAGTTTGCATACAcacacttagctaaaatgcagacaactaAACAAAGGaataacaatctccccctttgtcaaattttagctaatatACTACACTACCATAAAGACTCTTCAGAAGCACTTGTAGCTTGAAATAGCTTAAAACATTCTTCAACAACAAAGCTATTATCAACAGCTATGAATACCCAGATGCAGTACCAAAGACTAGAAACAAACAGAGTACAACTCACAGCAGAAGATCACATCACATCAGCATCATCAAGAACTACAACTACTTCAACAATTACTGCATACATCCattactcccccttattagctCAATTTGGCAAAGGCTCAAAGAAGAAAAATCATGCTATTATAGAAAAGTCATTCTAGTGTTGAGAGAATCCAAGAGCAGTACTCAGAAGCTTATTACAGACCAGGAGCAAATGTAGTAGGTATAGAGCCACACAAGACTGTAGCAAAtacatccaaaagaaaaaaaaataactaaggAGAGGTGCTACGAGGGCCAGAACTGGTGGAACCAGTTACATCCTCCTTCTCTTCTGCAGTATACTCCTCATTTTCCCTGTCAgactcatcatcatcctctccAGCAGTTTCATACTAAGCCTCTTCTTCCTCAACATCAGCATTGTCATCCTCAACATTCTCAGTAGATTCTTCAATATTACTTTCCTCAGCACCAGCAGTAGGAACCTGTGTCGTGGCTTTGATGAGCTTGTCCACATTCCGCTTCCTAATCTTGCAAGCCTGAATAGTGGCATCTAAGGATTTGGAGACAACCCTCAATTCAGCCAAAATATCATCTTTGCTTGCACCAACTGCCTGAGTACCACTGGTACTGGCAGAACCCTTTACTGCAGATAGCACAATGTCTGGAACATGTGTCCCAGCAAACAAGCGATAATCAAACTTGAGAGGCAAAGGTCTCTTACCTTGTGGTTCATCAGCCCTCACAACATGAGGATGTTGTTTGACAATTAGTTCAGACAATAGGCATGGAAATAGAATGGGCAGTCTCACAGCATAAGAGCCTGCATGCTTCAGAGTCTGATAAAAAACCAGTTTGCCAAAATCAAACTCACCACCAGTGCCAATCAGATAGAACATTCTTGCAAGGGGAGGAGTTACACCAGATAGGTGATTGGTGGCCATCCAATTTGCACACCCAATCTTGAAAAGAACAACATACTTGGTAGTTAACTTCCCAGAGGGAAGCAATCCTTTCTTTGGCCACTTCTTGACCATCTTGCCAGTAAGGGTCTTAGCAACCCTATTTAAATCAGGTTCTTCATCGGTTCCAGCAACCGGACTTCTTCCCAAAAACTCATTAACAACTTCAGGAGAGAAATTAACACACTTTCCTCTAACATAGGCCTTCCTGAACTCGGGGCTACTCTCATCATCACAGTCAGTAGGGATATTCACAATGAATTTCCTAACCAATTGAGAAAAACATCTGCCAATGTCCTTGACAGTCTTCATCAAACCTGCATCAACCAACAGTTCCATGATCTCTTTGAGTTCCAAGGCATCTGCATGAAGCTCCCTTTCTATGGCTAACCTTCTCTAAACAACAAACTTCCAAATTTGTGCAGAACTGGCAAAGTGGAAGGATACATTGTCAATTGGTGCCTCGGGAACATTCAAAGGAATTCTCTTCCCCTTGATCCTTTTCTTGGCCGTAGTGGTGATGTCAGGAACATCTAGCTCAGAGTCAGTTTCAGCAACATGTTTCCTCTTCTTTCCAGTGGATGCAACAATCTTCTCAtctttcttgtccttctttgtcttcttctcaGGAACTGAGACCTGAG is a window of Lotus japonicus ecotype B-129 chromosome 5, LjGifu_v1.2 DNA encoding:
- the LOC130719441 gene encoding uncharacterized protein LOC130719441, giving the protein MELLVDAGLMKTVKDIGRCFSQLVRKFIVNIPTDCDDESSPEFRKAYVRGKCVNFSPEVVNEFLGRSPVAGTDEEPDLNRVAKTLTGKMVKKWPKKGLLPSGKLTTKYVVLFKIGCANWMATNHLSGVTPPLARMFYLIGTGGEFDFGKLVFYQTLKHAGSYAVRLPILFPCLLSELIVKQHPHVVRADEPQGKRPLPLKFDYRLFAGTHVPDIVLSAVKGSASTSGTQAVGASKDDILAELRVVSKSLDATIQACKIRKRNVDKLIKATTQVPTAGAEESNIEESTENVEDDNADVEEEEA